The following DNA comes from Plodia interpunctella isolate USDA-ARS_2022_Savannah chromosome 1, ilPloInte3.2, whole genome shotgun sequence.
aaatttctaGTCATTTATAAAGACACAATAAAGtttcataaaatcaatttattccAACGAGATTTCGCTTTCGAATCATTATGTTTGATCAATTACATGTactattacatacatacacacctCGTACTATTGTTGACGCAAATAGTTTTGACGACTGTAGCGTAATGTTCACCACGCCCGTCCTTtatctggaggtcctgggttcaattcccagcgcgggcaaatatttgtacttatgATCTCAGATATTTGTCTGAGGTTCTAGATGTGTCGTTCccgtttgtgtgtttgtgtccatcggactcACAATACGAGCTTAGTGATTACTGTTAGCCATTGGGCCTTGTCCACTTAAACATAAGTTAGTATCTTTTGAACattcgtaatatttttcacacatCACAGAGAGTGAGACTGCAATACGACTGCTTCACAAATGGCGACATATATGCAGCTATATTGGCTGTGGTCGGTGTCCCTCCTCAACACTGTGCCCCCAACCGTGATAATCATATCCAAATCAAGGAAGAAAATATTCTGCCGGGTACAGTTACTCTTGAtattctaattattataacttttattactgATACTTGAACGAGATGCGAGTGGATTCCATCgtataattactattttaggAAGGAATCCACTCGCCTATCATTCCAAATCCTCTCAAGGAGTTTGCTTCGGATGACTAAGTAGTTTTAGCTAACAAAACAAGTGGGTAATggctagtaaaataaaatcttcgcGAGAGGAAATGTGTAAAATGTACTTGTATTTCCATGAAACTGAAGAATGCATTGcatacattttacttttaagaaaacaacattttgatttttcatgtcataaaACCTATTGAAATAACGGATCTTATCTTAAACTTCTGTTTCAGAAAAACTGTCTgcattcaaaaaaattaacgatGACGAATGGCTATTTCATGATATTATGTACGACTTTATGAGTGCTGGTCATTTTGATTCCCATAAGTATACCAAAAACGGTCTAGCGACTGTAGAAGCTAAGGTTGGTTGACTTACTTctttatataaagaaaatatctcTTAGCTGAGAGTCAAACTAATTACTTGTATAAATTCGCGACCGATCCGATTACGCACTGAGCCTTTACGCCTTTAGCTGGGGATCTAATTTTCTACGTAGTATGAATTATGATAAATGCTTTTGtcctaataattttatagcctaaaaataattttaatatcggTGTGATTCATTTTGTTATAAcaagaaaaactattttccgTTTCAGGTTAAGGATGCTGAGCTTATTCCGCATACTAAAAATGAGTTCAGTCCTaaggatattttaaaaatgcgaTATCTTTACAATTATATAGGAAATACTGAAGCGCCGGTCAGACAATTAGATTGCAATAGAATGTTTAAACCTGGATCTAAATTCAACAGTTTTGCACCATCAAAAGGGAAGTTGAAAAGATCACCACGTGTTAAGCCTAATAGATATTTAGGATTACCCGATGAGAAACCTTCATTTACAGAACGTGAAGAAAATGGCGTAAAAGaagataatgataaaaacGAAGAAAGTTCTATTGATAAATCTTCCGATGTAAAAAAAGGAGACGAGATGCACCCTGAGAAAATTCCACtggatgatgatgatgaatctatgccataaaaaaatgtggaaCACTTTTTTACGgtacacacaaaataaaaataaaaatatatttgatacaaCGATGTCAGCACacggaacaataaaaaatgtactgaATTATCATATTCATGTACAGGtctacttttaaaaatgtttaaaataaattgaccaAGAACGAATTAcgtgtattattttttctttcaaagtCAGTTGTATACACATCATACTATACTTGTATTATACCACGACCACCACTATtagcttccgatgaaggagaATGAATGAACTCTGTACACCATAATAATTGGCTACTTGACATAAAAcgcatataggtatttatattatcaaataaaatcaatttttaattgatcagttttattaattacgagatttactattttttcgatatcattatatattagaaatgcttATGAActccaaatatttaaaaattatataatattttgttacctaGCTGTACAATTGGTGGTTTCATCgatataaaagataatatcGTGAAAATCTGTGGAATAGTCTATCAGCTGAAGACAATGACTAGTATGTCATTGCCTTCACCAATTTACACAGTACGAGCATttcacataatgaccacgacaaaatatatatttttaaaacacaataagTTGACAGCATTATTTAACAGTCAACCTTAAGGTCATTTGAGATTTGAATatcggtattttttatttaccctaATTCTTCTAAAATCTGAAacgcaataatatttttagataagtatgtattaataaatcaacatttattattctgCTGATATTGATTTTAGTTGAGAAACTTGATTCAATGattgataaaacatattaaatataatatatatatatatgcattgaaaaaaaaatgtgatccaataaaaaactttttatggttaggtatattgtaaatgtgatgttgaaataaataagtttttacgcTGTATTTCGATCAAAACATGTGGAAATTCAAGTGGCTAAAATGTctcaaaattttgttgttgataatgaatataaattgtgaTGATGAAAATGGTGACTATATTTTTGGCGACAccaaataaatgaaaagtatttattatcgtttcttttatgtttcttgtaaaaaaaacgaataattactatttactaATTACAGACGTTTTAAATCCGACAAATACGACCGATACTCTATGTAAAATAACAGATTTACAAGCAAAATTAAAAGGTCTTTCTTACACTGAAGCAGAAATGGCCAAGTATAAGATCTGGCCAAATGGTATCGTTCCCTATTATATCGACAGGTTTTCATAtggtatgtattttttctcattgTTAAGCTTCACTTCAACCTTTTGAACCATAACATACGTTTCAAGTAGTGGTCGAGCGTTTAAGATgttcacctaaaccttccacaGGAATCACACTTTTCTATTGGTCAAAacctcatgaaaatccgtgcagtagttttttactttatagcGAATAGACAGATAGAGGCGGCAAAGGAccttgttttgtaatatgtacaCAATAAGGATTTAAGCACagtgaaaaagattatttcgTTAAacgaaatgttttttttaaataaatatcccataccgttaaatttatttacagatcCGGTATTTTGCAAAAAGTTAGATATATTCTTGGAGACCACTTCTCGGAGTACCGCAGTGCAATTTCTGAAGCTATCTGCGCCTCCTACCGATGAGTCGTACCGTTGGGTTTACTTTCTCAATAGACGAAGTGTCGCAAATTCTGGTGGCTGTACAACTAAAAACTTCACTTATGAAGGCGTTCAGGTTTACCGTTTTTTACCTTGATATGTACATTATATTCACAGgcataaagaattttaagtCTACTAGtactttacattataatatttaattattgattatcatcatcaacaaCCAGTTAAAAGTCCCTGATGGGGCACTTGCCTTCTTTATGAATGTATAAGGAGTATGGACCATGACCCACCTCGCGGGCCCATTgtggattggcgggttttaacgactgaaAATACTTTTGGTCACTTATCCAATGACCAACCATTTAAGAGTGTCTTAACTGTCTCTATTATAGGCCGAGCGTGTTATAACTTCGCCATTGAGTTAATTACTCGTAATAATACGAGTAATTAACCTATATAGTTGTAAAAATCCAAATTTACTTGATACGAATTTCTACTTTATCCATTGTCAAGCAACAGACGCACCGATAAtgctttatatttaaaatatggtaagcccttctggtaAGCATGATagagaattttatttcatttagaatatgacgtgaaaaagttactgtgaaagtctaatttctgaataaatgatttgatcatggaatagtaaatataagttaaaacCTTTGAttgttttatgtgaaaatttttactttttccaGAGAGTAGTAATCGGTCACAATAGTCCGTTTAATGGCGAGTTGTATGAAGCTGTTCTGGCTTTGCTCGGGATTCCTCCACAACATAATGCTCCTGATCGTGACGATTATATTACCGTCAACTACGATAATATCTTGCCAGGTATCATTAAACATGTTCCTTCTTGTtatttgcgtgtcgatggcaaatgtACAACGCTCTCTATTGggtgttaaattatatttcgatttatttaagtacttactgaTAATTCATTAGCTTGTATTGTTAGCATTATTAATATGCTAAATATCTTCTACATTCACCTCTGCAAGATCATAAGACCCTTGATATCTgtgtaaatgtgaaaataataaaatttttgttaatattttagacAAAGTTCATATGTTCGAGAAACTTAAAAAAGACGAATGGCTTTTCGACGGCTTGGAATACGACTACTTTAGCGCAGGTCACTACAGTTTGCACAAATATACTCGCAATGGGAAAGCAACCATAGTACCTAAGGTTTGTTGAGATATTACATAACTGCTAGGTGTTGCCTGTGGGACCAGTAACTGTACGAACTGAAAGGTAAATTTGTGTcgtttttcataattataactaataaacccactgaataataataagcatTAGATAATTTGGACTAGGGTTGCCTGaagcaaaatttttttaaatttttttttcgacatTGTTTTTCACGGTGTGGCTCAAGAAAGGtcgacaaatatattttaaaattacaacataaacataaaaccagaaatcaaaatatatttaaccaaATCTGTCTTCTGAGGACGGTTGCAGAATCTAaactttataaatgtaatatatattaatgttcTTTTTCAGTCAGTTCATTTGAGAGAAGATATAGGAGACGGCATTGGATTAACTTTTAAtgactttataaaaatacatatactgtattattttatatcgcAAAATGCCAATGTAATGAAACAGGAAAActgcaaaaaaatgtttaaaccaGGACCTAAATTCAATAGTTTCCAACCGAAAGCACTGTCTGCAAGACTTCCGCTacgtaaacaacaaaaatatttaattgttaatgatgataatggtgagaaaaaaagtaaagacGATAGTTTGAGATCAAAAACGACAAAATCAAGACCAGTAAAAAGGAAAAAgtttaagaaaagaaaagttaaattataattttcaataatatggATTATTAAATATGGATTGTGAAATTCCAGTAATCATTTAGAGTTCCACAAACTTCCTTGAAAAATTTATGTCATCCTAGCTGCGCCcagggctttgctcccgtgggtatgtcgagataaaaagtaaccctatgtgttattccagattatattctacccttgtacaaaatttcataataatcgggcAAGTAGAttttcgtgaaagagtaacaaacatacatacactcatcctcacaaactttcgcactTATAACATTAGTACGATAACATCTCGACAAGAAACACAGTCACAAAAGTTGTAGTGATCAGGAAGAAATCGCACCTAAAATTGGCTGGTAGCTAGTGAAAATTCTTCAATGCATTGAAATGTCACATGCAAAAGTTTTTCAAGGTTAGATTTTAATCGAGAAATAAATAGATGGATCATTAAAGTACGTcgtttaattaacatttaagaCATTATCTATCACATTACAGGCACGTTTTTATATCACGTTTCACAAGACATGTGTCACACCTTACTTCGCAACACCATTTGAATTGGCAGTTGCAGTTAGCAGTCTCTTTTATAGTCGTCTTCTTGTAACCCCGTCTGCAGCAGAGCTGGTCGCAGCTGTCAGTTCCCACAGAACTGGTGTTGCACCTACGACCCTGGGTTCCGAGAGATCCAGACTTAATGTTCGGCAAACAGAAATCTGGCGATTCTTCCGAGTAGATAATGTCTTTCTTTCCGGGCCTCTTCAGGGTTGGACTCTCCGGCATGAAACTTTCGCCGTCATTGCTGGAGATCACCTAAGTGAAATAGTGATTTTAGTCACGAAGCATATGActtcaaatatttgaaatggtgagtgattttatgttttgttcgacctttaaatatttcagatGATGAGTGATTTTAGCTTTAGTTTGACCTTCAAATATATCAGATTctttttgtcattttaaatttagttcgactacattattttccaaattgaTTACGCTCTTtgactattataaaatatgtagaaaaccactgaacaacttttctgCCTTCTCCTGTGGAAAACCGGCGCTATAAtatgtactatataatatatattatatagaataagaatttggTTCGACGATTAAATGTTGATAATCACAACAAATCACGGTGGTCacaattttagtaattaattattaccaaactactaattaattattaccttAGCAGCACCTTCGAATCTATCTCTGAGTTTGTCGCCGACTTCTCTGAAGGTGGGCATCCGCCACCAGCACGTCTTCAGGGTACAGGATCCAGATACACCGTGGCATTTGCATTCGACCCTCATGTTATTGCGAATGGCCTAAAACAttacacataatattatttgaaaatccaTCGCatttaaagttttctttttaaatatcattgtGCCTAATTTGAGTtgcatttgtttaaaaaacaaatttaaaatagttttgtgaTATAACTTTTTGAAGGATAGAATAAATTGAGTTCATTGCCTATAAGataatgttttacttttacaatagTACCCTAGTAACCATTAATTTTCTGATCTTCTCTGATCTTTCATAATACaactaatttgaattttgatttgaaagaaaatcttACTAACCAACCTCCCAGCGTTATGGTTGTGGAGTTTTATTAAGGTCTTAACGTCGCTTCTTTTCCTGTAGCGGCTGTCCATAAACTCCCTGGACTTCTTGAGTCCAAAGCGAACGTTGTCGCTGCAGCCACCCCATTGCCACCTAGATGTGGAAACCACGGACGGCACTGTGACCTGACTGCTGCGCCCGCGACGGGGTTTCGGAGCATCCTGAAAAAAgtctaaattaaacaaatgctAAAGTGGGATAGGATATGAATAGGACTAT
Coding sequences within:
- the LOC128672608 gene encoding zinc metalloproteinase nas-6-like isoform X1, producing MWKFKWLKCLKILLLIMNINCDDENDVLNPTNTTDTLCKITDLQAKLKGLSYTEAEMAKYKIWPNGIVPYYIDRFSYDPVFCKKLDIFLETTSRSTAVQFLKLSAPPTDESYRWVYFLNRRSVANSGGCTTKNFTYEGVQRVVIGHNSPFNGELYEAVLALLGIPPQHNAPDRDDYITVNYDNILPDKVHMFEKLKKDEWLFDGLEYDYFSAGHYSLHKYTRNGKATIVPKSVHLREDIGDGIGLTFNDFIKIHILYYFISQNANVMKQENCKKMFKPGPKFNSFQPKALSARLPLRKQQKYLIVNDDNGEKKSKDDSLRSKTTKSRPVKRKKFKKRKVKL
- the LOC128673077 gene encoding uncharacterized protein LOC128673077 isoform X2 encodes the protein MWISAVSRCLIILIHFEITTIAANEGDRVIRLKPHNAIILGSMYDTPKIETESHLDKDVTGYDFTDQEIEKLKLWPRGIIPFYIDTVSYDKVFRDKIRVFLEKVNGLASLQFLELHSPPADDETRFIMFMNRAERNDALDYSPSYFSTRGPQRVRLQYDCFTNGDIYAAILAVVGVPPQHCAPNRDNHIQIKEENILPEKLSAFKKINDDEWLFHDIMYDFMSAGHFDSHKYTKNGLATVEAKVKDAELIPHTKNEFSPKDILKMRYLYNYIGNTEAPVRQLDCNRMFKPGSKFNSFAPSKGKLKRSPRVKPNRYLGLPDEKPSFTEREENGVKEDNDKNEESSIDKSSDVKKGDEMHPEKIPLDDDDESMP
- the Wnt6 gene encoding protein Wnt-6, translating into MRPVVIAACLLLLAPITDSWWASGSAVILDPRMVCKKNRRTRSKLSQICRNETGLLKEISRGVTLGATECAHQFRGRRWNCTTQRRSMRKILMRDTRETGFVNAITAAGVTYAITRACTAGSLLECSCEKDAPKPRRGRSSQVTVPSVVSTSRWQWGGCSDNVRFGLKKSREFMDSRYRKRSDVKTLIKLHNHNAGRLAIRNNMRVECKCHGVSGSCTLKTCWWRMPTFREVGDKLRDRFEGAAKVISSNDGESFMPESPTLKRPGKKDIIYSEESPDFCLPNIKSGSLGTQGRRCNTSSVGTDSCDQLCCRRGYKKTTIKETANCNCQFKWCCEVRCDTCLVKRDIKTCL
- the LOC128672608 gene encoding zinc metalloproteinase nas-6-like isoform X2, with product MKNVLNPTNTTDTLCKITDLQAKLKGLSYTEAEMAKYKIWPNGIVPYYIDRFSYDPVFCKKLDIFLETTSRSTAVQFLKLSAPPTDESYRWVYFLNRRSVANSGGCTTKNFTYEGVQRVVIGHNSPFNGELYEAVLALLGIPPQHNAPDRDDYITVNYDNILPDKVHMFEKLKKDEWLFDGLEYDYFSAGHYSLHKYTRNGKATIVPKSVHLREDIGDGIGLTFNDFIKIHILYYFISQNANVMKQENCKKMFKPGPKFNSFQPKALSARLPLRKQQKYLIVNDDNGEKKSKDDSLRSKTTKSRPVKRKKFKKRKVKL
- the LOC128673077 gene encoding uncharacterized protein LOC128673077 isoform X1, translating into MWISAVSRCLIILIHFEITTIAANEASDWQYFKLKGRRFIQMRDRVIRLKPHNAIILGSMYDTPKIETESHLDKDVTGYDFTDQEIEKLKLWPRGIIPFYIDTVSYDKVFRDKIRVFLEKVNGLASLQFLELHSPPADDETRFIMFMNRAERNDALDYSPSYFSTRGPQRVRLQYDCFTNGDIYAAILAVVGVPPQHCAPNRDNHIQIKEENILPEKLSAFKKINDDEWLFHDIMYDFMSAGHFDSHKYTKNGLATVEAKVKDAELIPHTKNEFSPKDILKMRYLYNYIGNTEAPVRQLDCNRMFKPGSKFNSFAPSKGKLKRSPRVKPNRYLGLPDEKPSFTEREENGVKEDNDKNEESSIDKSSDVKKGDEMHPEKIPLDDDDESMP
- the LOC128673077 gene encoding zinc metalloproteinase nas-6-like isoform X3; this encodes MWISAVSRCLIILIHFEITTIAANEAPKIETESHLDKDVTGYDFTDQEIEKLKLWPRGIIPFYIDTVSYDKVFRDKIRVFLEKVNGLASLQFLELHSPPADDETRFIMFMNRAERNDALDYSPSYFSTRGPQRVRLQYDCFTNGDIYAAILAVVGVPPQHCAPNRDNHIQIKEENILPEKLSAFKKINDDEWLFHDIMYDFMSAGHFDSHKYTKNGLATVEAKVKDAELIPHTKNEFSPKDILKMRYLYNYIGNTEAPVRQLDCNRMFKPGSKFNSFAPSKGKLKRSPRVKPNRYLGLPDEKPSFTEREENGVKEDNDKNEESSIDKSSDVKKGDEMHPEKIPLDDDDESMP